Genomic segment of Panicum virgatum strain AP13 chromosome 2K, P.virgatum_v5, whole genome shotgun sequence:
CTAACTAATATTTCAAATCTAATGGCTGGCATGTGTTGCAAGTTGGAAACGGGTATCTGCACTTGATCATTTATGCATGGCTCGGAGGGCAAACCATTTTTTTCAATTTGAACTGCATAAGGCCATAGGTTAATGTTTCCttaatgtatatatatgtatagacTGCTATCATCTGAAACCAGACGCACACTGCTGGAGGCGTAATGACGTAGCGTTCTTCTTGCCCAACCACACAcgcgtaggggtggtaatgggctatGGTCCTAGTGGTCTTCTCGTAGCCCAACAAGACTCgtaaatttttttaattcaaaattatataaaattagagcccGATTTTTTTAGAACccggcccttagattttctagttcaaaatattgAGCCCTTTACCACTCCTACACACGCGGCGCCTGAATCTGTTGGGATCGGAGGTGATGTGTCCATGGCAAATCTGATGCCCCCGAAACGGCAGCCGAAGACGGTGGATGGAGATGGACGCGTCAGGGCGTCGTGCTAGTGGAAAGCCGAGCCGTGGCCAGAGCCGCGGCCAAATCGAACCAGACAGTGGCTGCAGCCTGCTGGTGCTCGACCCCATTGGCCACCACAAAGCGGTAAAGGTCTATACGTGACACGCCTTTGGAGTCGCCTTGCGTTGTCAAATTCCCATTGGCCGCAGGGTACATGCTTTTTGTGTgatatgcattacttttgacTTGCCTGTCCACCTCCCACGGGTCCAAAAAGCAAATAAAGCCACGGACGCGCATCGTTAAATCATCTTTGGGTGTTCTTTTCTGGGCGCACTGATAAATCGCCTTTAACGATGTAGGCGAATTTGAAGCGAATTATTCTCCTCCTGATCTTTTTGATACTTTATTTATTCTTGTCCTGATTGGATATCGATAACAAGTCACAAACGCCGTACCCAGATAAGAggcttcagaaaaaaaaaatcacaaacaCAATTAGATTATTCGAGCAGTAGCTGCCGTGCATCCTGAATTCTAGGTTGAATAGTTTTAGACCACACTCGGTCGAAAATGTTACAAGGTTGGGTGTCGGGCTGGGTAAAATAAACTGAGAATCGAGAACCGAACCGAGTTTATTGAGTACCGAGAATTTCGATTCTTGTTCAGTTCCATAGAGCAACCGAAATTTCTCGGTATTTTCAGTTTTTAGGCTCAGTTCGCCGAAGAATAGAAATTTTGCCCAGTTAGGCCCAACATGACCGGCCCACCTTCTCCCCACCccactcccccctccccccatgCCCCCATGCAATCAACCCCTCCCCACCCCGTCTTTCCCAGTCCGCCACCCCTGCTTCCTCCCCACCCTGCCGCCCCACTCCAAGTCCGCCCCTGCCCCCTCCCCACCCTGCCAACCCTGCCCCCTCCCCACCCCGCCGCCCTTGCCCGGCTGCTCGCCAGCTCCCGTAGCAGGATGGCGGCACGTCACCTCCTGCTGCTTGCCGCGCTGCTcctggcggcggccacggcggaccccgatgccggcggcggcgggtggccccTGGAGCCGGCGCTGCTGCCACTCCCCTGCCATGGCCAGCACTGCCTGCGGCCGGGCTAGAGGCCTGCGCTTCCAAGCGCGCGCGGGCTGGACTCCGCCAAGGCCGCCATAGGGGCTTGCGCGGAGGATCCCCGATGGCGTCTCGCCACCTCCATCTCACCGCCGCCGGCTTCGTTTCCCTCTCCGGCCCTGCTCCAAGCCCGACCTCCACGGCTCCACCTAACCCTAGCTCTGCACCGAGTTTGCTTTGCGTCCGGTTCCTTCGGATAGAACCGGAACCAAACCAAATTAACCGAACTAAAATTGCTCGGTTCTTGATTCTGACAAGAACCGATCGACTCTCATTTTCTAGGAACCGAACTTCTCTGAGAATGGAGGAAATCGGTTCGGTTCCTCCCGAATGCCCAGCCCAAGTTGTCTCTGTCTGGTGCAGTTCCGATTTTAAATCACGCTGGAACGAACTGAGACTGACCTAGAGCATCAATGCAACGATATCCCACGGGATCCAAGCTTGTACACATCGAATTAGGCAGCATTTGGATTCAAGTGCTAATGCCCAAAAGTACTaaaactttagcactagctcATTCAAAAAAAGTGCTAATAAGGCGAGTTAAATTTTAGTTAAGATTTAAAAACTTTAGCAAAGATatctatacctatttctaaaacGAGTTAGGTATCTACCCAATTTTTTAGTTTGGTCCATCTCGTATTATTGACAGGTCGGTCTTAGTCCAACCCACATGCGAGTCGAATCAACCTTTCtgtccacgactcgatcacgtagatcGCTACGAATAATCGTACAAATAAACCCTAATTACGCATATCCCTACCAATTATCGGCGCTAATCCGATACTTATACCAGCGCTAATCCAATACTTATACCAATAATAAATCTTGAGCCGTGTGTGAAGCGGGTTCAGACTTGGGGACCTGAGCCTGTGCTAGTCCAAAGGATTAGCGCGGGCAGGCACTGCATGAGCGAGCGCTCGCTGTCGCTTAAAGCGACCGACGGACCGGCCCAGGTAACTTCAGCAGCAGGGTGATCGATCGGCAGGTCGCTTCAGCAGAGCGCCGAGGCAGCCGACCCGGCCAGCCCCTTCGCTTCCTCGTACGGCGCGTCGCCATCGCGCCCCGGCCCTCGCTCGCTCCGCGCCcgatcgccgccgcgcgcgccggtggcgaCCCGCTCCAAGGTTCGCGCCAGCCGCTGGGAGTGGGCACGCGGAAGCGCCCTGGCACTGGTACGCTCGCGAGAAAACCCCCCTTCTGCGTGCCATTAAAGCCGTGATCTTGATGGGGGTTTGGGTAGTTCAGGCGAGTTCATCCCGGTTGCCGCAGCTGGCGCCggtgtggctggtgctggacaCGGGGTGCGATCCGCGCGTGTGCGAATTGGTGTGCTCGGGTGGGCGCTCGCGGCTTCGCCCTTGTGGCTTCCGCTCTGTGGTGGAATTCCTTCTGATCGGAATTCGGTTCAGTGCAACTTCGTCAGCCTGGTTGCCGCTGAATGTAGGACGCGTTCTTGTTGCGAGGCCGTACTTTGCGCTTGTGCAGCGCACACCACATGCTTGATGGTATGCCGGCAAGGAGTTAccgttccttttttttcctgctCTCTCCCCGTGAATTGCAACTCGCTTTCCCCTCCTAATTGTACTGGTATCTGTGTCAGACCTCACGCTTGCGTTGCTTCTTGTTGCATCTTTAGTCTAAAGATTTTACTATGCACATACCAGCATATACGCAGTAACCTTCTCGTTCCTTTGATGTATAGAACAGTGCTCACAACCTGAATTTCCTTGGAGCAGAGACCTCCGATGGGTGTTCGATCATTCGTTTCCAACTGAGTGAGCAAAGCAACATAGCTACAACAATGCTGGACCTGATTTACATGTTAGCTTGCGATTTGGTGCTGGCCGAGAATCCACAGGCTGAAGAGGTTCTCCGCTCCTCAACTCACCCAGAAAGGTTGTGTGCTGTTTGCAAATTGGTGATCCCGTCGCTGGAAGCGTCATGGAAACCTGACAACTGTGATCATGTCATCTGCATTGCCTGCCTCTGCCATTATGCAGCCACGACAGAGGCCACCGGGCGGCCCAGGTGTGCGGTCACATCTTAGTGAATCTTTGTGCAAGTcagtgtcacacccggttttaaggacaaaaccgaatgcataactatatgtatgtcaagatcaagtttcatacatataaatacattataagtgaataattagtacagtatcacgaaaaagagaactaaaacaaataaaagactatcagagtttacagcttatTCTGGAAACGAAGGTTTCAAACTTCACAGACAATCGACTGAGGGTTgcatacgcctagaactcagcaacatcttcaaaagactccaccacaactttctccttctgagcagcagtaagcaagggtgagtacacttatggttggtactcagcaaggccacaggAAATAATCAGgaaatgatttaaatccatctttaaatttattaatcatgtgagggtccaagccgctcttgtccgtgagcacggctgatatatcagttttacactctgcagatgtTGTAtattttcaccacaattcgcgtaaaagttcctaagaactttgaacccaaccacgcaatgtgctagctaggcatagtatcacacttccgaggtgtgactgcatagggacgctacgaggcctttacaaagattccctaacatatgacaatccgctaaggtttcaagtcaaagtggtcataacactgtcctaatgaggtggtaccttaccaaagGATcgttaaacaataccaattgccccaagaggaccgagctataccccgtcgatgcatcccctcttgcattttcggtaagactgtcacaagctaaagtctctaattaatcagccaagaccagagccatgtagtattgtggttgtacggttttcttgggtggttctccatttccaattaaatcatcataatactcttgtaaataagcatagacagaaagatggttagggtcacttacctttctccaacgaaaagctactcttactgctctttagTTTTTGCTCACTTGaaattcttgatcttcaatcttcaaacaatgatccttctactcgaagcaatcaacgagcaaccatacaaagcaaacaaaaatatacaactaagaacaatacaccaaaacaaaagaaaggctttaaaagaacgtactaaaggatagggctcgctaCTATGGTTACGAGAGCTCAAGAAACGCGAAAAAAagaactaaaacggcgattctatgggacAAAtgatgcttcagggatctagtcgcgattaactaaaggGTTAAGgtctaacagaaaagatttgtgagacacaacaaagtgtgctcacagaggataaaaaggttataaatctattgcacacgtcacaaggatcacgtgagcgcaagaatcgctgaaaacgaagttgaaacgtgaaagatatggctaaaacaaggttctagggacttatttgtgaagaaacagaactTCCAGAGGCTAGATTTGAAGAAACCAGGgatctaaacataattaaactctAAACTTGGGGGCTAGCGCGCAAAACTCCAGCTCCTGGacagcgggttctattttagaaaaACCCAGGGGTCAAAACAGAAAATAAAGGACTGGTTTGTAAACATGTTTGAACTGCAGCGGACTGCGGCTTGATTCTCACAAAACTTAGGGGCTTCTTTGAAAAACGTCCTAGGGTTGACCGGTATGAATTTAGTTGACTGGGTCTAGATCTAGTGTAGGCCGTTAGATCTGGATCCAAGGGCCAAGGATCACTCGGGCGGGGCAGAGCGGCGCGGGTCACGGCGGAGCGTCGCCGGCGgtgggcttgcggcggcgggcttgccggacttggccaaaatCGGCTGTCCGGGCACCGTTTCGAGCTCGGGTTGGCCTGGGAGAGGTAACGCGCTACGGGGAACGCATCTAGAGGGTCGGCTCAGGGCGTagacgcggcggcgggcacgctcggcggcgaggggcgaaacggcggcgacggcgaactACAGCGCGCGAGGGGAGGCAAAAGAAAGATGGAGGGGTCGGCGAGCATATCCACCTCAACGCGAAACTCCGGGGCGACTTGTACGTCGAGATGGGGCGGCGGAACGGCGGCACGACGCGGAGCTCCGAGCTCGGcattggcgcggcggcggctagggttagcGCGAAACgaaagcgacggcggcggctgggtaGGGTTCCAGGGTGCGGGCGACGCCTTTTATAGGCCGGAGTAGGGCTCCTTGGCATGCGGGCCAcgccgaggctgcggcggcgcagggtcgGGTCGGGCTTGGACTCAACCAGAGTCCTAGCTGCGCACGGGGAAGGAGAAAGGCCCGACGAGCGGGGCCCACGCGGTagtgagagtgagagaggggggagagggGGCCGAACTGGGCTAGGAGAAGAGTTTGGGCCGGGGTTTTGGGCCGCGcgaaagagaaggaaaaaggagggctgggccggctgggctgaaatcaaggggaggaaaaagaagatgctttgcatttttgaaactaattcaattcaaactcaaattcagagaattcaaatttgaattgaacaacaagcaataaaacaatgcagttcagcatgaatgcataacAACCAAAACGACCTCATTTAATTTAGAAGACAACCAATTATTTTAGTATTTacatactaaattccctgtgaagaaaataaatattgagaaaattttaaaaataagagaaaattattgttttatttttaattttaattacatcctgaaatttaaaattttcagggtgtgacagtcAGAGACGCATCAGGGGGTCAATGTGGATCATAGCCCTTTGATCTCAATGGAAGGCATAGGCAGTGGCAAAGGGAAAGAACGTTTGGATGTTATGCTTCAGGAGCTAGGCCAATGCTCCCGTGGCACAAATGCGATGGCCGGTGGCGAGTTATGTTGCGCCATGTGCATGGAGACGGTGCAGGTCAGAGAGGTCTTCCCTGTTCCGGGGTGCACACACCTCTTCTGCATCAGCTGTCTGAGCCAGTACATCACTGCGAAGGTTGAAGATAACGTGGTGTCCATAGGCTGCCCTCAACCAGGATGTAAGGATGGTACACTGTATCCAGAGGCTTGCCAAGATGTGATCCCACTGCAGCTGTTCTAGAGGTGGGGTGTTGCACTCTGTAACTTGGCGCTGGGGGAATTCATGTTCTACTGCCCCTTCAAGGACTGCTCGGCGCTACTGGTCGATGAACGTGGACAATGTGAGGCAGAAATAAGGAAAGCTGAGTGCCCATGCTGCTCCAGGATGTTCTGTGTGCAGTGCAAGGTGGCATGGCACTACAACATCACCTGTGAAGATTTCCGGAGGCTCGGGAATGATGAGGGGAGACTAGATGACTTGCTACTGAGGAAGGTCAGGCAGGAGAGCATGGCGCAACCTGATCCTGTGGGCTCCTGTCAATCTTTGCAAAAGTTAGAGACACATCAAGGGATTAATGTGGGTCATACTACCTTAATCTCAATCGGAGACATGGACAACTGCAAGGGGAAAAAGCCATTTGTTGCTATGCTTCAGGAGCTGGACCAATGCTCTCAGGGTGCCAATGTGATGGCCCGCAGCGAGTTCTACTGCACCATATGCATGGAGACAGTAGACCTCAAAGACCTCTTTCCCATTACTGGGTGCACACACCTTTTCTGTGTTGGTTGCATGAACCAGTACATCACTACGAAGGTTGAGGATAATGTGTTCTCCATTGGATGCCCAGAACCGGGGTGCAAGGATGGTTTACTGGACCCAGAGGCGTGCCGTGACATTATCCCACTGCAGCTATTCCATAGGTGGGGCACTGCGCTCTGTGACTCGGCACTGGGGGCATTCAAGTTCTACTGCCCCTTCATGGACTGCTCTGTGCTGTTGTTCAACGAATGTGGCCCTCGCGATGCAGCAATAAGGAAAGCTGAGTGCCCACACTGCTCCCGGATGTTTTGTGCACGGTGCAAGGTGGCATGGCACCACGGTGTCACATGTGAAGATTTCCAGCGGCTTAGGAATGATGAACAGGGGCAAGATGACCTGCCGCTGAAGAAGGCTGTGCGGAAGAATAAGTGGGAGAGGTGCCTCCGGCGTGTTGTGTCTACTTATAAATCATTGTGCAAGTCAAAGGCAAATCCGAACATCGATGTGAGTCATAGTACCTTGATCTCAACTGAAGACATGGATAGTCGAAAAGGGAAAGAGCCATTGGATGATATGCTTATGGAGCTAGGCCAAAGCTTTCCTGGTGTGAATGCGATGGCCAGCAGTGAGTTCTACTGCACCATATGTATGGAGGCAGTGCACGTAAGGGAGCTCTTTCCTATTTCTGGGTGCAAACATCTCTTCTGCATCAGCTGCGTGAGCCAGTACATTACCGCCAAAGTAGAGGATAACGTGTTGTCCATTGGCTGCCCTGACCCAGGATGCAAATATGGTGCATTAGACCCGGAGGCGTGCCGTGACGTGATCCCGCCGCAGCTGTTCCAGAGGTGGGGCGCTGCGCTTTGTGACTCAGCGCTGGGATCATTCAAGTTCTATTGTCCCTTCAACGACTGCTCGGCGTTGCTTGTTCATGAGCATGGCCACGGTGAGGCAGCGATAACAAAAGCTATGTGCCCACACTGCCGCCGCTTGTTCTGTGCACAATGCAAGGTGGCATGGCATGACAACATCGCCTGCACAGAGTTCCAACGGCTTGGGAAGGACGAGCGGGGCAAGAATGACCTGCTGCTGAGGAAGGTCGCACGGGAGAGCAGGTGGCAGAGGTGCCCCAAGTGCAAGATGTACGTGGAGAGGGCCGAGGGCTGCGTGTACATCGTCTGCAGGTACTATCTCGCTGCTTGCATTCCAAATTACATGTCCAacgagcacatatatatatgacAACTGACAAGGTTCTTTGTTATTCCAATTTACAGGTGCCAGCATCGTTTCTGCTACCTCTGTGCCTCCCCAATGTCCAAGGGCATACATCACTGCAGCAGGTGCAAGAGGACCTGGTGAATGACCTGAAGCTGCAAAACTCTGCGTGAGGGAAGGAAGTTTCTGAACTCTCTGTAAAACCATTCAGTTGCTGGTATGACTGCTTTGGTTAGAATTAGCTTGGTCAATCGTGATTGGCCAAATCATTATCATAAAGTATACATTGTTTAGGAAAAAGACGTGGCAGGAACGAGACTTAAGTTAGCCTAAGAGACTTATGATAGAGAGCTGGTGACTttcttaagaaaaaaaatgcataagGTGCTACCTTAGAATGGAACTCAATGTGTCCCTTTATGGCATTACTGAGCATGCAAATGGAATATATGTCGTATGAACTACCTATGGTACTACTATCTGATATATTATTCTATCTAAATTTCATTCCCAGACGCATCCAATTTCTTCGTTGTGCTTAAGTGTAGCTTACTTGGACTTTGATTATAGTGCTTCTTGTGGAAAGAGGATAAACAGGTCAATCTGTACCGTGAAGTTTCTTTGCTCCTGTTGCTACTAGCTGTCTAGCTCCTACAACTTCAGCATGACATGCCAAGAAAAATGACGTGTGAACATTTACATTGGACTCCATGTAAAAGACAATGGTTATTCCTTCAATTTTCCTCGGAACATTTTTCCCCTTGCATTTATACTGTACGAGACTTCTGGTTTATGGCTGAGCCATGACCACAACTTTGAGTAGCAACTCCTGATTGATCGATCTTAGGTGGTGTTTGGTTGAGGGATTTGTAAGTTGTATTGTGATCCGATTACACCAGTAACAGATTGCATTAGATTGTGTTTGTTTCGGCCTCACTGTAATCAGGCGACGCCGTGATCGGATACGAGTCTGTAGAAACCAGTTACAGCTCGCACCCACCCAGGCGTGAATCGTTTACTATCCTGGCAGCCTTCCTCTGGTCCGCGTGGCCGAGCCTCCACGTCTTCCTCATCGGCTTAATTCCCCCAATTCGCGCCGCTCGTCAGTCATCCCTTCTCCAACGCTCTGCCAATCATTTTCCTTCCATCAGCAACCCGCCGTTAGCCAGCAACGACCACCGCCATTGATGATGCTTAGCATCACATGAACCATCTACTTGAAAAATGCCGCCACGATGGGTTCTCTTCTGCCAGATATGACAGCAGCCGACGAAGTGGTCGGCATCCAAGCGCTGGGCCGCCATGCTTATGCTGTTGCGGCAAGCCCGTGGTGCCTGTTTAATTGAGGCCATACAGTCTTTTGTTGAGCTTGCAGATGAGACTGCCATGGGCG
This window contains:
- the LOC120695659 gene encoding uncharacterized protein LOC120695659; its protein translation is MFYCPFKDCSALLVDERGQCEAEIRKAECPCCSRMFCVQCKVAWHYNITCEDFRRLGNDEGRLDDLLLRKVRQESMAQPDPVGSCQSLQKLETHQGINVGHTTLISIGDMDNCKGKKPFVAMLQELDQCSQGANVMARSEFYCTICMETVDLKDLFPITGCTHLFCVGCMNQYITTKVEDNVFSIGCPEPGCKDGLLDPEACRDIIPLQLFHRWGTALCDSALGAFKFYCPFMDCSVLLFNECGPRDAAIRKAECPHCSRMFCARCKVAWHHGVTCEDFQRLRNDEQGQDDLPLKKAVRKNKWERCLRRVVSTYKSLCKSKANPNIDVSHSTLISTEDMDSRKGKEPLDDMLMELGQSFPGVNAMASSEFYCTICMEAVHVRELFPISGCKHLFCISCVSQYITAKVEDNVLSIGCPDPGCKYGALDPEACRDVIPPQLFQRWGAALCDSALGSFKFYCPFNDCSALLVHEHGHGEAAITKAMCPHCRRLFCAQCKVAWHDNIACTEFQRLGKDERGKNDLLLRKVARESRWQRCPKCKMYVERAEGCVYIVCRCQHRFCYLCASPMSKGIHHCSRCKRTW